In one window of Gammaproteobacteria bacterium DNA:
- the fabB gene encoding beta-ketoacyl-ACP synthase I, with amino-acid sequence MRRVVVTGIGIVSSIGNNASEVADSLKNGKSGIEFSETYAEMGFRSHVHAPVKINVEELVDRKLLRFMGDAAAYAYIAMDQAVKDSGLGEDQVSNVRTGLIVGSGGGSTSNTVVCADTLREKGIRRVGPYMVTRTMGSTTSACLATPFKIKGVNYSISSACSTSAHCIGNAMELIQMGKQDVIFAGGGEELDWSMSAMFDGMGALSSKYNEAPATASRAYDANRDGFVIAGGGGMLVLEELEHAKARGAKIYAELVGYGATSDGYDMVQPSGEGAVRCMQQALATVDTPVDYINAHGTSTPAGDMKELQAVREVFGNKVPKISSTKSLSGHSLGAAGVHEAIYCLLMMAGDFIAASANITELDPEAAGVPVVRETITNARLNTVLSNSFGFGGTNASLVFRRFEA; translated from the coding sequence TTGAGACGTGTAGTAGTCACCGGAATCGGAATTGTTTCCAGCATTGGCAATAATGCCAGTGAAGTCGCCGATTCCCTCAAAAATGGTAAATCCGGCATCGAGTTTTCGGAAACCTATGCAGAAATGGGTTTTCGCAGCCATGTGCATGCACCGGTCAAAATAAACGTTGAAGAACTCGTTGATCGCAAACTATTGCGCTTCATGGGGGACGCAGCGGCCTACGCATATATTGCGATGGATCAGGCGGTCAAGGACTCAGGTCTGGGCGAGGATCAAGTGTCCAACGTCCGTACAGGTTTGATTGTCGGCTCTGGCGGTGGTTCCACCTCCAACACCGTGGTGTGTGCCGATACCCTGCGTGAAAAAGGCATTCGTCGCGTAGGTCCGTACATGGTGACCCGGACGATGGGTTCGACAACCTCGGCTTGTCTGGCCACGCCATTCAAAATCAAGGGCGTTAACTACTCCATCAGCTCCGCGTGTTCAACCAGTGCTCACTGCATTGGCAACGCAATGGAACTGATCCAGATGGGCAAACAGGACGTGATTTTTGCCGGTGGCGGCGAAGAACTGGACTGGAGCATGTCGGCCATGTTTGACGGCATGGGTGCGCTATCTTCCAAGTACAACGAGGCTCCCGCAACCGCATCACGCGCATACGACGCCAATCGCGATGGTTTTGTGATCGCCGGTGGCGGTGGCATGTTGGTTCTTGAGGAACTGGAACACGCCAAAGCCCGTGGCGCGAAAATCTACGCTGAACTGGTAGGCTACGGCGCAACGTCCGATGGTTACGACATGGTTCAACCCTCCGGCGAGGGCGCGGTGCGCTGCATGCAGCAGGCGCTGGCTACGGTCGACACCCCGGTGGATTACATCAATGCCCATGGCACGTCCACACCTGCTGGCGACATGAAAGAACTTCAGGCCGTGCGCGAAGTTTTCGGCAACAAGGTTCCGAAGATTTCCTCCACCAAGTCACTGAGCGGTCATTCGCTGGGCGCAGCGGGTGTGCACGAAGCCATCTACTGCTTGCTGATGATGGCAGGTGATTTTATCGCTGCGTCCGCCAACATCACCGAGCTGGATCCCGAAGCTGCTGGTGTGCCCGTGGTTCGCGAAACCATCACCAACGCACGACTGAACACCGTGTTGTCCAACAGCTTTGGCTTTGGCGGTACCAATGCCAGCCTGGTCTTCCGTCGCTTCGAGGCATAA
- the fabA gene encoding 3-hydroxyacyl-[acyl-carrier-protein] dehydratase FabA: MEKKSSYTREELLQCGHGELFGPGNAQLPLPPMLMFDRITVINEDGGKYGKGEIVAELDITPDLWFFACHFENDPVMPGCLGLDAMWQLVGFYLGWIGGPGRGRALGSDEVKFTGQVTPKVKTVTYRINLKRVIMRKLVMGIADASLEADGKEIYTANGLRVGLFTSTDDF, from the coding sequence ATGGAAAAGAAAAGCAGCTACACCCGGGAAGAGCTTTTACAATGTGGGCATGGGGAGCTGTTTGGCCCTGGTAACGCACAACTGCCACTACCGCCGATGCTTATGTTTGATCGCATTACCGTCATCAACGAGGACGGTGGCAAATACGGCAAAGGCGAAATCGTTGCCGAATTGGACATAACTCCCGATCTGTGGTTTTTTGCCTGCCACTTTGAAAACGACCCAGTTATGCCCGGCTGTTTGGGACTGGATGCCATGTGGCAGCTGGTCGGCTTCTATCTGGGTTGGATCGGCGGCCCAGGCCGTGGTCGCGCCCTAGGTTCAGACGAAGTAAAATTTACAGGTCAGGTTACCCCCAAAGTTAAAACGGTTACCTACCGAATCAATCTCAAACGCGTTATCATGCGTAAACTTGTGATGGGTATTGCCGACGCCAGCCTGGAAGCAGATGGTAAAGAAATTTATACCGCCAACGGCTTGCGCGTAGGGCTGTTTACCTCCACTGATGACTTCTAA
- a CDS encoding alpha/beta hydrolase, translating to MSKKSLSAFRWRDCLAKLDVRNPDRAARLMMARWFKVASLSIKSHELPWLTEADRCVWDTPCGQLPGYCWPGIGQPVLLLHGWGGRASQMAFIGQQLSAADIPSLAFDAPAHGDAGGRHSTVLQMAQAFANVAASVGGIRAVVTHSYSVGAVLLAHKEFGVRFDKMVAISPSAYPLARFDEFVRPLALSEATLQAFEKLLARRMGAHWWQRIAPLNNVAQCQAQGLIIHDRQDGIVPLAEASALQQHWPGSQLVQTDGLGHIRILSAPVVAQTIREFL from the coding sequence ATGAGCAAAAAAAGCCTTTCGGCTTTCCGTTGGCGAGATTGTTTGGCCAAACTGGACGTTCGCAACCCCGATCGCGCCGCGCGATTGATGATGGCGAGGTGGTTCAAGGTGGCCTCGTTGAGTATCAAATCGCACGAACTGCCGTGGCTGACGGAGGCTGATCGGTGCGTGTGGGATACGCCTTGTGGTCAGCTTCCGGGATATTGCTGGCCGGGGATAGGTCAGCCCGTGTTGCTGCTACACGGTTGGGGTGGGCGCGCCAGTCAGATGGCATTTATTGGTCAGCAATTGTCTGCTGCGGACATTCCAAGTCTGGCGTTTGACGCGCCGGCTCATGGCGATGCCGGTGGCCGTCACAGCACGGTGTTACAGATGGCGCAGGCGTTTGCGAATGTTGCGGCCAGCGTCGGCGGCATTCGGGCGGTGGTGACGCACTCGTACAGCGTGGGCGCGGTGTTGCTGGCGCACAAAGAGTTTGGGGTTCGGTTCGACAAAATGGTGGCGATCAGCCCTTCGGCCTATCCACTTGCGCGATTTGACGAGTTTGTGCGACCACTGGCGCTCAGTGAAGCAACCTTGCAGGCGTTTGAAAAATTACTGGCACGACGCATGGGGGCGCACTGGTGGCAGCGGATTGCGCCACTGAATAACGTGGCCCAGTGTCAGGCGCAAGGGCTGATTATTCACGACAGACAGGACGGTATTGTGCCCCTGGCCGAAGCCAGTGCCTTGCAGCAGCATTGGCCTGGTTCGCAGTTGGTGCAAACCGATGGCTTGGGGCATATTCGGATTTTGTCTGCGCCAGTGGTGGCGCAGACCATACGGGAATTTTTATGA
- the folD gene encoding bifunctional methylenetetrahydrofolate dehydrogenase/methenyltetrahydrofolate cyclohydrolase FolD → MAKLIDGKAISQKIREQLAERVRARIAAGKSAPGLAVILIGEDPASKVYVHNKENACKDVGIISTSYRLPASTSEAELLKLIDELNLDNSVHGILVQAPLPAHINFEKVIETIRPEKDVDGFHPYNIGRLATRSPTLRSCTPFGVMKLLEFAGITAKGKHAVVVGASNHVGRPVSLELLLAGATVTTCHRFTTDLAGHVAQADILVAAAGKHRLIKGEWIKEGAVVIDIGIHRLESGKLEGDVDFATAEKRAGWITPVPGGVGPMTVAMLMYNTVETAEANFS, encoded by the coding sequence ATGGCAAAACTTATTGATGGCAAAGCAATTTCTCAAAAAATCCGGGAACAATTGGCAGAGCGGGTACGCGCTCGCATTGCGGCCGGCAAATCAGCCCCTGGCCTGGCCGTCATTCTGATCGGTGAAGATCCTGCCTCCAAGGTTTATGTCCACAATAAGGAAAATGCCTGCAAAGACGTCGGCATCATTTCCACCTCGTATCGCTTGCCCGCCAGCACCAGCGAAGCGGAATTGCTCAAGCTAATTGATGAACTGAATCTGGACAACTCCGTCCACGGCATTCTGGTTCAGGCACCGCTGCCCGCGCACATCAATTTTGAGAAAGTAATCGAGACCATCCGCCCCGAAAAGGATGTCGATGGTTTCCATCCCTATAACATTGGCCGACTGGCCACCCGTTCGCCAACCCTGCGCTCGTGCACACCGTTTGGCGTGATGAAGCTGCTCGAATTTGCCGGCATCACTGCCAAGGGCAAACATGCCGTGGTGGTGGGTGCCTCCAACCACGTCGGCCGCCCTGTGTCGCTGGAATTGTTGCTGGCAGGCGCCACAGTCACGACCTGTCACCGCTTCACCACCGACCTGGCTGGGCACGTGGCACAGGCCGATATTCTGGTCGCCGCCGCCGGCAAACACCGCCTGATCAAAGGTGAATGGATCAAGGAAGGCGCGGTCGTGATCGACATCGGCATTCATCGCCTGGAATCTGGCAAGCTGGAAGGTGACGTGGATTTTGCGACTGCCGAAAAGCGCGCCGGCTGGATTACCCCCGTCCCTGGCGGCGTCGGCCCGATGACCGTCGCCATGTTGATGTACAACACGGTTGAAACCGCCGAAGCCAATTTTTCATAA
- the arfB gene encoding alternative ribosome rescue aminoacyl-tRNA hydrolase ArfB, whose protein sequence is MLKISNKVMIFDHELEWSFIRAQGAGGQHVNKTSSAVQLHFNIVHSSLPELYKQRLLAFSDQRITKDGVIVIKAQEHRSQLQNKEDALLRLKELIEQATVVQKTRRATKPTRSSQKRRMDSKSKRGEVKKMRGRVDD, encoded by the coding sequence GTGCTGAAAATCTCCAACAAAGTGATGATCTTTGACCACGAACTGGAGTGGAGCTTCATTCGCGCCCAGGGGGCGGGTGGTCAGCACGTCAATAAAACCTCCAGCGCGGTGCAATTACACTTCAATATCGTTCACTCCTCTTTGCCAGAATTGTATAAGCAGCGATTGCTGGCGTTCAGTGATCAGCGCATCACCAAGGATGGCGTTATCGTCATCAAGGCGCAGGAGCATCGCAGTCAGTTGCAGAATAAAGAGGATGCGCTGCTGCGGCTCAAAGAGTTAATCGAGCAGGCAACGGTGGTGCAGAAAACCCGTAGGGCAACCAAGCCCACCCGCAGTTCGCAGAAACGGCGAATGGACAGCAAGAGCAAGCGGGGAGAAGTGAAAAAAATGCGCGGGAGGGTGGACGACTGA
- a CDS encoding GNAT family N-acetyltransferase, whose translation MFEIRDYHRDDALQLDALAVRAIEQHQAIYHELPEGADKMKHYSSLSDSMQIVVATKQQRIVGTVGYVPANMERTGIFSTRTPIVRMLVVDPEQLGSGVDKALAKECMCRALREGCDSIALHISSMMSVSTRIARRTGMEFDEAANDDETEGVEYAIYQLPLTAVGDQ comes from the coding sequence ATGTTTGAAATCAGAGACTATCATCGGGATGACGCCTTGCAGCTGGATGCCTTGGCGGTCAGGGCGATTGAGCAACACCAAGCGATTTACCACGAGTTACCTGAAGGTGCAGACAAGATGAAGCACTACTCCTCGCTGTCTGACAGCATGCAGATTGTCGTTGCGACCAAACAGCAGCGGATCGTCGGGACGGTGGGGTATGTGCCCGCTAACATGGAGCGAACCGGAATTTTTTCGACCAGAACCCCGATTGTGCGAATGCTGGTGGTGGACCCAGAGCAGCTTGGCAGTGGCGTCGACAAGGCGCTGGCCAAAGAATGCATGTGTCGTGCGCTGCGAGAAGGATGCGACAGTATTGCTCTTCATATCAGTTCCATGATGAGTGTGAGCACGCGCATTGCCCGGCGCACCGGAATGGAGTTTGACGAGGCAGCCAATGACGATGAAACCGAAGGGGTGGAGTACGCGATCTATCAGCTGCCTTTGACGGCAGTTGGCGATCAATGA